The following proteins come from a genomic window of Shewanella halifaxensis HAW-EB4:
- the mnmE gene encoding tRNA uridine-5-carboxymethylaminomethyl(34) synthesis GTPase MnmE, producing the protein MTTDTIVAQATAPGRGGVGIIRVSGDLASNVAMAVLGHIPKTRYADYCDFKEDSGEVIDQGIALFFKGPNSFTGEDVLELQGHGGQIVLDMLIKRVMEVDGLRIAKPGEFSEQAFMNDKLDLTQAEAIADLIDATSEQAAKSALNSLQGEFSTQVHDLVEKVTNLRLYVEAAIDFPDEEVDFLSDGKIAASLNGIIGKLDGVQASAKQGSIIREGMKVVIAGRPNAGKSSLLNALAGKESAIVTEIAGTTRDVLREHIHLDGMPLHIIDTAGLRDTADTVEKIGIERAWDEIRTADRVLFMVDGTTTPAVDPHEIWPDFIDRLPNNLGVTVVRNKADLTGEDLAITTEAGHSVYRISAKTGLGVDDLKQHLKSLMGYQSNLEGGFIARRRHLEALDLASSHLLLGKEQLEVYQAGELLAEELRMCQMALSEITGKFTSDDLLGKIFSSFCIGK; encoded by the coding sequence ATGACTACAGATACTATCGTGGCACAAGCGACCGCTCCAGGACGTGGTGGCGTAGGTATTATTCGCGTATCTGGCGACTTAGCGAGTAATGTTGCTATGGCTGTTTTAGGGCATATTCCTAAGACCCGCTACGCCGATTACTGTGACTTTAAAGAAGATAGCGGCGAAGTTATCGACCAAGGTATCGCGCTATTCTTTAAAGGCCCAAACTCCTTTACCGGTGAAGATGTACTCGAGCTTCAGGGGCACGGCGGTCAAATCGTTCTCGATATGCTGATTAAACGTGTTATGGAAGTTGATGGCCTGCGTATTGCGAAACCAGGAGAATTCAGCGAACAAGCTTTCATGAATGATAAGCTTGACCTAACTCAGGCCGAAGCCATTGCCGACTTAATTGATGCCACCAGCGAACAAGCCGCCAAAAGCGCTCTAAACTCACTTCAGGGTGAATTCTCTACTCAGGTACATGATTTAGTAGAAAAGGTCACCAACCTGCGTCTATACGTCGAGGCAGCAATTGATTTCCCTGATGAAGAGGTCGACTTTCTCTCTGATGGTAAAATTGCCGCGTCTTTAAATGGTATTATCGGTAAACTTGATGGTGTTCAAGCCAGCGCAAAACAAGGTTCAATCATACGTGAAGGTATGAAAGTGGTAATTGCGGGTCGACCTAATGCTGGCAAATCGAGCTTATTGAATGCCCTTGCAGGTAAAGAATCGGCTATTGTGACCGAAATAGCCGGTACCACTCGTGATGTACTGCGTGAACATATCCATTTAGACGGTATGCCACTGCACATTATCGATACCGCAGGCCTGCGCGATACCGCCGATACCGTCGAAAAAATTGGTATTGAACGCGCGTGGGATGAGATCAGAACTGCCGATCGAGTGCTGTTTATGGTCGATGGCACCACCACTCCCGCGGTTGATCCTCATGAAATCTGGCCAGACTTTATCGATCGCCTACCTAACAACTTAGGTGTGACGGTGGTGCGTAATAAAGCCGATCTTACTGGTGAAGATCTTGCTATCACAACTGAAGCAGGTCATAGCGTTTATCGTATCTCAGCCAAGACAGGTTTAGGGGTCGACGATCTCAAGCAGCACCTAAAATCATTGATGGGTTACCAAAGTAACCTTGAGGGTGGCTTTATCGCTCGTAGACGTCATTTAGAAGCACTCGACTTGGCAAGCAGCCACTTACTTCTAGGTAAAGAACAATTAGAAGTGTATCAAGCGGGCGAGTTACTCGCCGAAGAGCTACGCATGTGCCAG